The genomic interval ATATCTAATGccaaaaaaccttttttttttgtaaacaaTATAGAGATTCTTTTTTATAACCATAGTTTTTAATGCAAAATTCCTCTTTTTTCTGTGCAAAGAAAGCTAATCAAGGATTGCTATTTTCCACATTTAAATCGCCATGGGCAACTAATTAGCCGCTTACCAACTTAATGATTTTCTCCCATTTTTCGATATCCATGACCACAAAAAATGCAGTTCAGATTGTAGACTTGATATCGTCCATAACCAATTTTCTACAAGCATTAGATTTCAACTAAGGCAGTCCATCTAGGCACTGCTTACCTTCAGTAAGGCAACAATTTCATTtgtaccatgtttggttggggatAAATACTATTCCCCCAGCCAAACAAGTGggataatatataaaaagaatttttataatatataaatatgtttaataattaaacaattattgaTATTCATAAATATCTATCATTATTAAAAAAGGTAAAATTTTAGTtctaaaatatttagtttttattggtATCAATTAAGTCAATTTTAGTTAGCCTAGATAAAAATTATCCCCCAAATCCAATAAGATTCTTTTAATCCCACATCTTTATATGATAATATTTGCATAAGAAAATGCTTACCATTCTATCTAAGAATTGaagtaaaaactaaaatattggTTAATGCCCTTTCACCCTAGGGTAACTTGAATGTGTTTAAATTGGCTTATGaaaaaggtaaaaataaaaaaataaaagtaaaatatttttattactttttgagAAACCACCATCATGGTGCTTTTGGAAAAAGTGCCTTTATGAGTTCAAACCAGGCATTTTGGCCTAATCTTTCTGGCCAAAatgctttttaaatttttatatgtaaagtGTCTCTAAGATAACTGAGTGCAAAACAGATTGACTTAAGAGGAAAAAACACTTATGCTAGAAGCACTTCTAGAAAAACTTTAACAAGGCACTTATTTTATATAAGCCAATCTACACCAGAgagagaggagaaggagaagagagggaGATAGAAGCTTCTAGGTGATCTAGAGGAAGGATAAGGATAAGGATGCTATCCAACATGAGGGAGAAGTGAATAAGATGGGAGAGAGAATAGacgagagaagaagagaagagagattGCTAGAGTAACCATCAACAGGTAGGAATTGAATTCAACCTTTAAGGTTGATGATAAAGTGTTTGGTTCTCTTTATAGGGAAgagtgtatatgtgtgtatagtTGAAGGTGGTGAAGGAGAACATAGGGTGTTATTGTAGTGAAATAAGAGAGAATGatcatatatatgttttgaatgaGTTGCTATGTATGGTTATTGAGAGAGAAGAGTATTTAAGTGTGGGCTGCCTATATGTGAAAAAGGATGAATGACCATGAAAATTAGGGATGTGATGATAGAAAGGATGATTAGAGTTGAAATCATGCATTGATACACATAAATTATGAACCATGTTTTGACATTAGAGCTGGCAAAATATTGCACTCCGAATTCTGATGCCTTAGCAATAAAATTTGGAAaagtataaaacataaaatttattgtattttatcttAACTAAACGCctgtaaaattttgtatttattaaatttgtagATTATGAGATATGCCCTCTAATGAGACCTATCCCGGGTGTTACTTCTTTACAAGACCCGCAAGTTAAGTAGTGTTTTGCATGACCTTAGAGACAGAATTAGACAAAGTGGAAAACATGAAATGTTCATTTTTGTCTATATGCCCATAAAATATCTTTGGATTTGGATATACATGTTGGGAGATATATATGATGCATAAgcttaaaaaacaacaagtataGAAGTAGAGCAAGATTCAAATTAATGTCATAAATTAAGGAGAGcacaaaatattatgaaatctTAATATGATACAGCCCTAGGTGTGCGgctttattaaaaacaaaaaccggTGTATTTGAGTTAATGGTTTGGGAGATTGGATAGAAACAGTCCACAAAAGTCTCGAAAATTTGCTTAAAATTTATAGCTTTTGTATGAAACATTATCGTAAGTATGTTACATGCATGTAAACACAGTATAAGCACTTTGATAACCATATGTATACATGCTATAGAAACTCAACAAGTAGGAGGAGCTCAAATAGAGGAGATAAGTCTTCATTAGGAAAATAGGAAGTGAGTACAAACATGATCTGAATTCTATTGTGAAATTGGTGATTTGAGCATGATGATTGTGTATGATTTGAGTGGTTTGGTTAAGGAAAATGGGTCTAAGTTGCTATACAAATTCATAAGTGATAAGTTGcttatttatatgaattataCTTAAGTTCCAAATGttgtaaattatttaattacctTGATTGGATAAATATATCAATTGGACGCTTTCATTCAAGTTGATTACCACCTCTTATATGTATTTGGATGTTTGACATTTTCATTTGAGTCTATTGCTGCTTCTTACATGTATTTGGATGTTTGACGCGTTCAATTGAGTCTATTGTCATTTCTTGCTTGTGGAACATCCAAATACATATAAGAAGCGACAATATCCTCAATTGAAAGTGTATTTGGATGTTTGGCGCTTTCAATCGAGTCTATTGGATGTTTGACAATATACTCTATTGTCATTTCATATACTCAAACATCCAAGCATCCAAACATGTATATCCTAATGCAAAGATATCTTATTAACATACAGTtaagacaaaaaataaatatttttcatatttttgactTTGTCTAATTTTGAAtctgttagattttatattttggtactagtgggccctatatgggctctatatgagcttaggggtcttacaccaaaaaatctcaagacttagtggctcaacccctatacctatatataaacccattacacttctatcacacaaccgatatggtactatatttccaacagtCTCTAAGGTCATGAAAAACACTACTTGTAGGTTTTGTACAGAGATGACACCGGGGACAGGTCTCTTAAAAGGATCATATCTCATAAACTACAAATTCAAccaatacaaaattttatgtGTGTTCATAAACTATAAATTCAACCAATACAAATTTCACCTGCAAGTCCTCAGAATTCAGAGTGCAATATTCTGATAGTTCCACTGTCAAAATCTATGATTCACAATCTATATGCAACCATCCATGATTTAAACTCAAATCATCCTTCCTATCATCATATCCCAAATTTTCATGATTCATTCATCCTTTTTCACATGTAGGAAGCCCACACTCGAATACTCTTCTCTCTCAGTAACCATGCACAGCAGCTTATTCAAAACATATATGATCattctttctcttatttctttcaCTGTAATAACACCCCTTTCACAATTTTCAACTAAATACACATATACACTCTTCCCTAATAAACAAACCAAACTCTTTATCACCAACCTCAAAGGTTGAATTCCAATCCTACCTGTTGATGGTTGCTCCGCCAATCTCCAAGCTCCAGcaatctctctcttcttctctcttttttttttcttttctcttttgttcaCTCTTACTCTCCCTCTTAGCCTCTTTAGATACACTTCCTCCATACTGGATAACATTCTCATTATTATCCTTCTTCTAGATCACCCAGaaacatcttctttttttttttcctttagtcTCTTAGGTTATGTTAAACAACCCTAACTTAATTAGGTTCTAGAtgttacaaaataaaatctgaAACTTGTACCTATAACATTCATGAACAGCAGGTATTTGAAAGTTACCTTGAAGCATGATGAATTTGAGCTGCTTTATTCTTTGATATAAAGTTGGTCATTTTGTCATGTAGCCTCTCACTAGCCTGTCATGCAAGCTAACTATCAAGAGAACttaaaataatctaatgaaaaaaaaaaaactcacatctGCAATATGCGCATGACGCAGCTCAAGCCAGATGGGATCATGATCCTCCAAAAGAACTTCCTTCTTTTCAGGGGCTGATCCTGTTCTGCTTGGAACCTGAAAGGAGACAAACTCATGTACAAAAGAGCTCCAACAATTCATGCATGGACAATGTTTGGTTGCCTTGCATCCATCTTATGATAAAAACAGATTTTGCTAGCCAATTCTATTTCATTAAGAAAATGAATCACATGATAGTTACTTTTTAAGGAAATGAAGGCAATTTTACCTCATGTACATATTTGTTTCCCTCCATATTTAGCAAATCATGGCACATAGCATCATAAGTCCATTCATGAATGATAGGAGCAATCTGTCAACAAAAAGTTGTGatatatgcacaaaaaaaaaaaattactctcatagcaagcaagcaagcaaatTAGACTACTCATAAAATCAAACTCTTACCTGGTCTATTGACCGGTCCACAATGAGCAATTCACATGTCTCTTTCTGAGGGAAATCAGGAATTGTTGCTTTGTACTTGGAAAGACAGTTCCAAACTCCAGCAGCAAGCTTGGTTGGGACTAAATCACGAAGTGTTGTCAATGTCAAAGGATCTAAAGATGATTTGGCAGCACGATATCGCACATTAGGAAATTCCTGAGGGGAAAAAGACTTACTGATTTAAATGGTTTCGAGACAAGATAGTTTACACAAAgatcaaaacaacaaataagcATTTCTTAAGGCATTAGAAATTATTCACATAAAAGAATTTCCAGCATAGATATGGTTGGAAAGATTAATTCTATGAATAATTATAAACTATCAAACTGAATCATTTATGCGGCACATTTCAATTTAACAATTCAACTCATTTgaaataatcaaagaaaaaaccaaTGATAATTTCAACATTTAATGGGTTAGGTAGTCACCCCATATTCCAGGAATTCTATTATGTCTGCTGCTATAGCTATGAGACTTTACTATCACTGTAAAatcataactaaataaatagcTTGCATATTTTATGTGTCAGTAAACATGCTACCAGCTTATTGCTTATTGTTTATCAAACAGATGAGCAAATTCATCATCCGTACAGAAGATCTACTAAAGTTCCCTGTCTTACCCTCAATGAGGCAAATGCTGTAGCAATGCGGGTAGCCATTGTGTTTAAGCAGATGTTATACTTCTGCGAATTTTCTGCATTCTCTGCAAATAATTCCTCCAAGGCCATCTCGTGGTCAGTAATAAAACCCTGCATAGTTTGAAGGGTTAGGAATTATTAGTTCATATTTTATGTTATGAAATATAAGCCAGAACAAATTGAATAAATAGAAAGCATCAGTCATGATGATTAAAACATCtagagaaaaggaaaagacaACAGGATGACAATATGTACCTGACTATCAATGGCAAAATACTCCAAATTCATCTGTAAACATTTGTTATGGTAGAAAAGTCAATAAATATCCAAGAAAGTGCAAAACTTAGGATAGTCTATAAGTtcagttaaaaataaatcagaaatcCCGTGCATGCAAAATGAAATCATTAATGCGGAGCAGTTTAGAAATAAAAGATGATGGACCTCACTCAAAGCACCTATACGAGGCAAGACACTTGTATCCTTCTTAATGTAAGCCACCAGTTCCTTTGGCATAGGAGAACTAAAGAATACAAAGGccctaaaagaaaaattaaaagcaaaggaAAAACAGATATAGTTCAGTAAGGCCAAGAAAATAAAACCATGGGAGctaatgataaaatataaatcagaTACATACTTTCTGTAAAGAGGAGATCTTCCTGACATGTCAGATAAGAACATTACAACACTGTGcatcacccaaaaaaaaaaaatgaatgatcacataaaaatgcatttataaaaaaataaaggcattaaTTATgcttaaaagccaatttcaacTTTATGAAGAAATACCTAACAAAATTATACAGGTGTTCACCCACATGAAACGGTTTTCAAGAAAACTCTACTAGTTTCTTCATCACGATTCTATTTGCAAAGCAATAAGGCCCATTATAAATATAGACTAATAATTAGCTAAATTTACTTATACTTGCTCAAACTAAGATTCTCCTCTTATACAGATATAgacaaaaaattacataaaattctaaattGCGACAAAAACATAACCAGAAAACCCACTTACACTAGGAAAgtttaaaactaacaaaaactAAAGTGTTAAACCAAATAAGACTGTCTAGACTATCTGAAAATATATTCCATGCCAGAAATGAAAAGATAAATACATAAGCTTCAAAGACCACTGGTATAACAGAAGAGGGAAACTACACATGGGTTCATCTAGAATTCGACGTAAAACTGAATGTGAGAGTAAAATCTTAAGATAAATCAAGAGAaaatctttacttttcttttgtaGGCTGGATAAAATATATGGCATCCATTGAAGGCAATGGTTGCCTGCGCTTGTAAAGATCTTCTACCACtgtcaaaaaagaaaagtaagcCATTAAAGAATTATTCAGCAGAATTGAGTACCTACACGTTATAAATATAGTGGGACAAAGTctgtatatattttaagaagTAAAGATGAAAAAACTAAGGGTACCTCCATGTTTtaccaaacaaagaaaaccaGGCAAATGCTCTTGTATAGCTCCAAGGGATATTATATGCAGCAAAAAGTTGGACAAAAAAACTCACTTAAAATCAATATGTTACGAGCTAAGTAGATGGTACCAAAATaccaaatattataataataagtaaataaaaatgaaagaaataactccaacaaaataaagcaataaaaaaatgctATGCTAACCACTCATTGGGTCATTAGATGTTTTCCAGTCACATAcgaaaaaaataaaccatacaCAAAGGACAGCTTCAAGGATCATATACAATTATTTCCCAGGTGGCATGCAATTCTCAGGAAGACTCTTTAGATAAATGGCACACCAAACAGCAGATGAAGTAGTGCTAAATGATTACATGTTTGAAGGAAGTGGAAACTTACAGGAAACACCTTCATCAGTGATATCAGCCATCTTGCAAGAATAAGACATGACTTTGACGGTAAACTTGTCCATGATAAGTACCTTGACAACCAAGTTATATTGAAGAAGATTGTGAGGACCAAAGTCATACATATCAGCAAAATGATGGCAATAAATCAATTAGGTACATAAACAGGTAATGGGTCAATGAGATAACTTTAAAGAACTCATGACAGCCAATAACGCATGAAGggtaatttttgtatatttcttttataactTTATTTTGACCATAGAGCCAATGTATTTATCAAAATGTCCATCTGGTTGATGactacattttttaaatatttttttaaaaaaagtcttTGGCACCCCTGACTGTTGCTGTGCTGTTCTTGTCATCCTCATTGTGGGCATGTAATTAACCAAGCCTGAATGGTTCCTCTTCCTTGAGGTCCTTTTCCTCCTCACCTCTGTCTTTGTTGTCAATCACAAGAAACACTTCTGCACCATTATTCACCTGCTCATGTTCCAGTTTCTTCCTATGTCCATAAGTGACAAGCACATGAAAGCCACCAACACATTCTCCCCAAGTCATGTACTCCATCTCCTTCAGCAAGTTTCATGATTGGGATGATTATGTCAACAACTGAATCAAGGAGTTCCAGGTGGGCAAATTTTGTTGGTTCACCAAGTTCATGTGCTCCATCTCTAGCAACACCTTGGCACCTTATAAAGTGTCGGTTGCCACTCCTTCCTTATCCTCTCTCCCTATGCGGCCTTACAGGTGCTTGTTATGTTGGCCTTGTTCTCACAATTCTTTTTATCTTCAAGACCCTTCAAGAGAACATGTGTAATTTTTGCAAGCACTCATCCCTGCATCATAGGCCATGGTCTTGCTCAAGGACCACCGTGCCTAAACGACCAGCAGTGAGCTTGAATATGTTAACGTCGAGCATGTTCACAGCGGCCAAGTTGTCATTGAGATCTGCATTAGCTTCCTTTTTGGAATACTGACTCTTGAGAGCTCAGTGATCAAGTGTAACATCCTTGCATCCATCACAAGGACAGCTTGGGCAAATCattgttcatgttttttattttaaatttagaggaaaaaggCTTTTTCATGTGGTAGCTGAGTTAGTGGTCCTAGGGACAATTTTGACAAATTTCTTTCactttagaataaaaaaatataatttaaataaaggTTTAAAGCCATTTTTGGTCCGTCCTTAATTGTATTATTCATTCCCATCCaggtaatttgcatttttgtgtgtgtgtgtgttaattTCCATCCCTAGAGCAAGAGTGGCACCCAGGTGGCATCCGGTCTTAAATACATTAATGTTTTATTGCCTATTCTTGTTGACATAATTTCTGACATCGCTTCCTCAGTTGGTATTGGATGCCAAGTTAACATTCatgtgaaataaaaatattagtgcttataatttctttttttttaacttaccTATTAAtcatagaaaacaaaaaagaagaagttgaagattGCAAGGTAAGGATTGTTGTTGGATTAGAGAGCTAAAAAAGAGTTAAAGGTTAAAGAACACAATGATGTACAAAAATTGAACCAAAGTAACAACGAATCATTTAACAATTAGAAGATAGCCAAGTATGATAACTTTGCCCCATTCTGCCTACAATGCATGAAGAAAACTACTTGAGTGCAGCAGCGAATGGTAAAATAATGCAAGAAGGAAAATCAATAATTACTTATAAATTCTTCAAATAAGCAAGtaacaaatgaataaaaaagtaaaaaaaaaaattcttataggAGATTTACCTTCCATGTCGTTTTCGTCTCCTTCACTTTGGCTGACCGAAGCATTTCATAAAGCAAACCTAGAACATTCATATAACAAAAGGCATCTAAGAAAAAGCTCACCAAACTAAATTTTGCTTGAGTGACCTTAATAGTATCCATATAATGAACTATTGCACAAGAGTATTATTACAATAGGTGATTTGTTAAGAGTGATGCTTGAGCAACCCTTAACATATCTGTCGAAGCTTCTCAAGCGACTAAGACgtcaataaaataattcatagattaaatacaaaatcacatgaagaagaagaagaagactaggCATCAGTGGATGTTCAAGATAGATACTGACGCAAGACATTTAAGCTATAAAGTCTGAGCTACTCTTCAATGTACATGGTTAAAAAAGGGATATGTCAGTAAAATCTTCTCTGTCACAACATATTCTAATTTCTTCTCAAAAGCTTAATTCCTACAAAAGGAGATATCAAGTTTGGTTTTAATATCTCACACTgaccaaaataaattaatttccatttttcttcaatCATAATTTCTTTTCCTCGTCCATTCTTACCTTGTTTGAACTTTTCCATACCTAATAAGTCTTCTTTTGGTTTAGTATTACCAGAGGTTGTAACATAATTACACAAGAATGACGACTATGTGCTTGTTTCCAAAGGCGTCCATATTTTACATCTAAATGACTTGTCACATAACCATCTCACGTAGCCCATCTAGCAACCCTTTCTATGAGCATCAGATGCATACAACTGAAATAAATAAGTCAAACACAAAAGATCTTTTCTACTGATAAACAACAAAATGGAATTATAAGCATTCTGAGCTCAGGCGAGCCTTATACTTGAATTCAGAGGATACTTTGTCAACTAATTGATTAGCAAGCATAAATCAGATTATTTCACATCAGATAATTCACATCCTATCAATCTCTTCCTTTTGGAACCACTACTAAAGCAAACTCCACAGAGATACACGATGGGAAAAACAGGGATAACATCGATTCGAAACCAAACAAACCAAcaaactccaaaaaaaaaaaacaaaaatttcctTCATTTCTACTCCAAATCATCTAACTTCTCCAACTTTCACAACATTAAGCTTCACATTACCAAAAATGACAACATCCacagaaaatcaaaacaaaagggcAACACcaaccacaaaaaaaataaacagaataaactaaaaaaaccaagcacaaacaagaacaacaaagatTAAAGAGGCATACGGTCACGGCTGATCTGGCGGAAGAGCTTGTAATCTCCGGCCCCATGGGAGGAGTCAGTGTCCGACATAGTTGTCGCTCTGCTATTCCGGCGTATGCTCTCAGAGACGATCGTCCCGGAGAGATCGAAGAATGAGGGAGAGAGAGGAAGGGGGAGGGTGGTGAGGGGAGAAGGGAGAAGGTTGGTGATGGGGGTTGTGGTTGTGGAGTTTGACCGGGAATGATTGTAGACAAGACGGGGCCAACGGCCGAGTGGGCCTGgattaagaaataagaagaGCATGCATGAACCGTCACGGGGTTGACGTGGTTCTGTTACCCGAAGCGACTTTTGAATTCGGTCTATTATGAACGCGGTATCTTAATTTTTGACTATTTCTCTATTCATCCGGTCTCTCAAGAAGATCGAGGAGGATTAGATTATGAGGATGATCTCAAGGATTTGACTCTGAACATTCGTGTTTGTATACATGAGGTatgtcaaataaaattttatttaaaattgatatcaagttttcttttttttacaaagccaactagaaaaaataaaaaaaacaaacgagCATCGAGATTCATCAATTATAATAGAGAAAACTGAAATTTATATGGTTAGTTTTAGATATAAACTAAATATATTGCATGGATGAATCCTAACacttaaattgataaattaaatcaatttaaaatttatttaattcattaaataaaacaGTAGAAGCAATACAATGTAAGTAATTGAGTtaggaaattgccaaaaaaaccctacaactttgccaaattgccaaacaaacccccatagtttcggaatacccaaaaaccccttccttttcaactccatgattttgaaaccccaaaGACGTAACGAgcattaaacggagtgtatttaaaaattttatgggacgaaaatgccctcAGACGGGAAAGTCGTGGGTCGCACTCCATTTCGCGTGTgagagaggaagtgggtgggtttttcttaggcattacaaTGCTTGTcttttctcaactcgcgactcATCTCAACTCGCTCTCCGACTCTTCTCTTCCCACGCagactcttccctttccaccgctGCCCTCAAGAAGAAGTCCCGCAAGTATTCGAGCATTTCGTCACTTTGcgtctaaggtattcattatggtttttgttaactattccaTTACGTaagagacatttttcggtttttggtttgtgattttgtttttttgttggaagacatcaAGCTTTCGTGGGGATtaatcggctggggttttgttagtctcaggagatgtctcggctagggtttttgttttgtttttacattttcgtcatgtatacgatcgaaatggttttccgattgttgtgctttgtgtaatgtttataatctacgctaCCCTTTCAGCTGATACGGTTGCGattgtaaaaatgaggtctccgctttaaacaatgagcttttaccgctttaagttagttcgtctccgctttaattatttgtatctctgcTTTAATAGTATACGTCATCGCTTAAAAATGATATCGGTGTTTAAGAACCGAAAGTGTTTACcgcttaacaaattacatttccgcttaacaatgtgCTATTAtcgtcgcaggcttgtgattatggcggtcaatctagttaatgggcgatgctacttgacaccgtgagtggagaccgtgggtcgaattgaaagttcacatgatcctcgacatcgggagatcatccgaaggacaccgctcACGACATTTCATCGAGTTGGAAGTCATgataccaagagcgggcccttcttgactctcTCGTTGCAGAGATCACGAtaaccgcaccaataaattcgaggatcgggaaagcatgCCGACTTTCGGACTCGAAGATGTGGCAATCGTTCTTGgctgcgttgcgatggggaggcAATCgtgtttcgtaagaagaaaaacacggtcgactttcgaagagaggtatttatcgaagacgATCGAGAGACGCAGAGACTCCATCGAGCACTCTTCAAAGAACTCGCTGGACGGAGGGAAGAGGAGAATTTTTGCCAAAccatcgatggtgtacctccccgggtacaatcctcttcccaaatacctcccctGCCGGTTCCCTAaccggatcgctgattatgtcgatgatctaccggaaTGGGGCGCCACGCACGGGCGCAAGCGACGcataagtggcttatggaggacataccacaagccgctacccgagtgcaatctagatgctcggggaagaagaccaacaccggtATGTTAAGGGGTTGCACGGTGAGCGCTTAACATCTCGGGTTTCTACGAGTGAccgaaccggaaagaaagtccgttttctgaagatcccaaggatgctcgtgctacggtgaaaaatactta from Dioscorea cayenensis subsp. rotundata cultivar TDr96_F1 chromosome 7, TDr96_F1_v2_PseudoChromosome.rev07_lg8_w22 25.fasta, whole genome shotgun sequence carries:
- the LOC120264946 gene encoding SNARE-interacting protein KEULE-like isoform X1, producing the protein MSDTDSSHGAGDYKLFRQISRDRLLYEMLRSAKVKETKTTWKVLIMDKFTVKVMSYSCKMADITDEGVSLVEDLYKRRQPLPSMDAIYFIQPTKENVVMFLSDMSGRSPLYRKAFVFFSSPMPKELVAYIKKDTSVLPRIGALSEMNLEYFAIDSQGFITDHEMALEELFAENAENSQKYNICLNTMATRIATAFASLREFPNVRYRAAKSSLDPLTLTTLRDLVPTKLAAGVWNCLSKYKATIPDFPQKETCELLIVDRSIDQIAPIIHEWTYDAMCHDLLNMEGNKYVHEVPSRTGSAPEKKEVLLEDHDPIWLELRHAHIADASERLHDKMTNFISKNKAAQIHHASRGGGELSTRDLQKMVQALPQYSEQIDKLSLHVEIAGKLNRIIREMDLREIGQLEQDLVFGDAGAKEVINFFRTKQDISPENRLRLLMIYASIFPEKFEGDIGEKLMQLARLSQDDMHAVKNMKYLGGSDIKKPSGGVFSLKFDSHKKHAARKERASDGETWQLSRFYPMIEELIEKLTKGELPPDEYPSMNDPSMSVHGTSTSNGLSVRSTQSQPAHSMRSRRTGTWAKAHNSDDGYSSDSVLRHASSDSKKMGQRIFVFIIGGATRSELRVAHKLTAKLRREVILGSTSIDDPPQFITKLKLLTAQEFSIDDLHI